A genomic window from Castor canadensis chromosome 18, mCasCan1.hap1v2, whole genome shotgun sequence includes:
- the Dynll1 gene encoding dynein light chain 1, cytoplasmic gives MCDRKAVIKNADMSEEMQQDSVECATQALEKYNIEKDIAAHIKKEFDKKYNPTWHCIVGRNFGSYVTHETKHFIYFYLGQVAILLFKSG, from the exons ATGTGCGACCGAAAGGCGGTGATCAAAAACGCGGACATGTCGGAAGAGATGCAACAGGACTCGGTGGAGTGCGCTACGCAGGCGTTGGAGAAGTATAACATAGAAAAGGACATTGCGGCCCACATCAAGAAG gAGTTTGACAAGAAGTACAACCCCACCTGGCACTGCATCGTGGGGAGGAACTTCGGTAGTTATGTGACACATGAAACCAAACACTTCATCTACTTCTACCTGGGTCAAGTGGCCATTCTTCTGTTCAAATCTGGTTAA